The Phoenix dactylifera cultivar Barhee BC4 chromosome 17, palm_55x_up_171113_PBpolish2nd_filt_p, whole genome shotgun sequence genome contains a region encoding:
- the LOC103706427 gene encoding probable BOI-related E3 ubiquitin-protein ligase 3 → MAVQAQYPSNALILNRSEQERKSMEFSQAPTGFRDQSGVFFSNGASGNPRKRGREAAPILMESSAQGNSINDLLSLQPPPAASLSAPTVISLAQLQARPPPLVSTGLRLAFEDQHQLQNHNQANPLLSASLFPVLSDDLALQLNQHQDEFDRFLRAHGEHLRRTLAEKRQRHCRALLCAADEAAARRLREKEAEVEQAVRRAAELEERLARLKAESLAWQAKAMADQATALALHAQLQQAQAAAAEEREGECRDSPAEDAESAHVDPDRAPPAACRSCRSALASVVVLPCRHLCLCTDCSDAAPPCPVCRCATTGSLPVFFS, encoded by the exons atggCTGTTCAAGCCCAGTACCCGTCCAACGCTCTGATTTTAAACCG AAGCGAGCAGGAGCGGAAGAGCATGGAGTTTTCCCAAGCGCCTACTGGGTTCCGGGACCAATCCGGCGTGTTCTTCTCCAATGGAG CGAGTGGGAATCCACGGAAGCGGGGAAGGGAAGCGGCGCCCATTCTAATGGAGAGCTCGGCGCAGGGGAACTCCATTAATGATCTCCTCTCGCTGCAACCGCCGCCCGCTGCGTCGCTCTCTGCCCCGACGGTGATAAGCCTCGCCCAGCTCCAagctcgtcctcctcctctcgTCTCCACCGGCCTCCGGCTCGCCTTCGAAGACCAGCACCAGCTTCAGAACCATAACCAGGCCAATCCCCTGCTTTCGGCCTCGCTCTTCCCTGTTCTCTCCGATGACCTCGCCCTCCAACTCAACCAACACCAGGACGAATTCGACCGGTTCCTCCGCGCCCAC GGAGAGCATCTCCGCCGGACGCTGGCGGAGAAGCGGCAGCGGCACTGCCGGGCTTTGCTGTGCGCGGCCGATGAGGCGGCAGCGCGGAGGTTGAGGGAGAAGGAGGCGGAGGTGGAGCAGGCGGTTAGGCGCGCGGCCGAGCTCGAGGAGCGCCTCGCCCGCCTAAAGGCGGAATCTTTGGCGTGGCAGGCCAAGGCTATGGCCGACCAGGCCACGGCCCTTGCCCTCCACGCCCAGCTCCAGCAGGCCCAGGCCGCGGCGGCAGAAGAGAGGGAGGGCGAGTGCCGCGACTCGCCGGCGGAGGACGCCGAGTCGGCCCACGTCGATCCGGACCGGGCGCCGCCGGCGGCATGCCGGTCGTGCCGGTCGGCGCTGGCTTCGGTGGTCGTCCTTCCATGCCGCCACCTCTGCCTCTGCACCGACTGCAGCGACGCCGCCCCGCCCTGCCCCGTCTGCCGCTGCGCCACCACCGGAAGCCTCCCCGTCTTCTTCTCGTAA